In the genome of Piliocolobus tephrosceles isolate RC106 chromosome 20, ASM277652v3, whole genome shotgun sequence, one region contains:
- the DEFB119 gene encoding beta-defensin 119 isoform X1 — protein sequence MKLLFLFLAILLATEVPVISVECWMDGHCRLLCKDGEDSIIRCRNRKRCCVPSRYLTIQPVTIHGILGWTTPQMSTTAPKTKRNINNG from the exons ATGAaacttcttttcttgtttcttgccATCCTTCTGGCCACAGAAGTACCAGTGATATCAG TAGAGTGTTGGATGGATGGACACTGCCGGTTGTTGTGCAAAGATGGTGAAGACAGCATCATACGCTGCCGAAATCGTAAACGGTGCTGTGTCCCTAGTCGTTATTTAACAATCCAACCAGTAACAATTCATGGAATCCTTGGCTGGACCACTCCTCAGATGTCCACAACAGCTCCAAAAAcgaagagaaatataaataatggATAG
- the DEFB121 gene encoding beta-defensin 121 isoform X2: MFQEVKEVTKCWGKSGRCRTTCKKSEVYYILCKTEAKCCVDPKYVPVKSKLTDTNTSLESTSAV, encoded by the exons ATGTTTCAAGAAGTCAAGGAAG tCACGAAATGTTGGGGTAAGTCAGGCAGGTGCAGAACAACATGTAAAAAAAGTGAAGTATACTATATATTATGCAAAACTGAGGCTAAGTGCTGTGTGGATCCCAAGTATgtacctgtaaaatcaaaattaacGGACACAAATACAAGCCTGGAATCAACTTCGGCAGTCTGA
- the DEFB119 gene encoding beta-defensin 119 isoform X2: MKLLFLFLAILLATEVPVISECWMDGHCRLLCKDGEDSIIRCRNRKRCCVPSRYLTIQPVTIHGILGWTTPQMSTTAPKTKRNINNG, from the exons ATGAaacttcttttcttgtttcttgccATCCTTCTGGCCACAGAAGTACCAGTGATATCAG AGTGTTGGATGGATGGACACTGCCGGTTGTTGTGCAAAGATGGTGAAGACAGCATCATACGCTGCCGAAATCGTAAACGGTGCTGTGTCCCTAGTCGTTATTTAACAATCCAACCAGTAACAATTCATGGAATCCTTGGCTGGACCACTCCTCAGATGTCCACAACAGCTCCAAAAAcgaagagaaatataaataatggATAG
- the DEFB119 gene encoding beta-defensin 119 isoform X3 yields MKLLFLFLAILLATEVPVISGKRHILRCMGNSGICRASCKKNEQPYLYCRNYQPCCLQSYMRISISGKEENTDWSYEKQWPRLP; encoded by the exons ATGAaacttcttttcttgtttcttgccATCCTTCTGGCCACAGAAGTACCAGTGATATCAG gCAAACGCCACATCCTTCGATGCATGGGTAACAGTGGAATTTGTAGGGCCTCTTGCAAAAAGAATGAACAGCCTTACCTCTATTGCAGAAATTATCAGCCCTGCTGCCTCCAGTCCTACATGAGGATAAGCATTTCCGGCAAAGAGGAAAATACCGATTGGTCTTATGAGAAGCAGTGGCCAAGACTACCTTGA
- the DEFB121 gene encoding beta-defensin 121 isoform X1, translating into MKLLLLLLTVTLLLAQVTPVTKCWGKSGRCRTTCKKSEVYYILCKTEAKCCVDPKYVPVKSKLTDTNTSLESTSAV; encoded by the exons ATGAAGCTCCTTCTTCTGCTTTTGACTGTTACCCTGCTCCTGGCCCAGGTCACCCCAG tCACGAAATGTTGGGGTAAGTCAGGCAGGTGCAGAACAACATGTAAAAAAAGTGAAGTATACTATATATTATGCAAAACTGAGGCTAAGTGCTGTGTGGATCCCAAGTATgtacctgtaaaatcaaaattaacGGACACAAATACAAGCCTGGAATCAACTTCGGCAGTCTGA